One genomic region from Chlamydia poikilotherma encodes:
- a CDS encoding autotransporter outer membrane beta-barrel domain-containing protein produces the protein MRALHQLMSISATGLEHERGLWGAAITDFLHRKKKTTSKKYRHVGFGYAVGANVQTPTEDLFSLAFCQLFDHDKDYVVSKNRTHVYAGSLFFEHFHMLHPQAYFIKAGSKFPSSFLAKFPESIPMIFNVVFSYSHAENDMKTRYTKHYSPKPLTYPEVKGSWGTNCFAGEISGSFPMELPDSYIFEKFVPFMKVQMIYGEQESFQEPTSEGRSFENNHLVNLALPIGVKFENVSSNNKDTFDLTLAYSPDVYRDNPHCATSLVVTGAAWETKAVNLARHAFVIRAANNFTYSEHVELFGHGGFDLRGSAYSYNFDLGGKVRF, from the coding sequence ATGCGCGCGTTGCATCAGTTAATGAGCATAAGCGCTACAGGTTTAGAACACGAACGTGGTCTTTGGGGAGCTGCTATTACAGACTTCCTACACAGAAAAAAAAAAACAACAAGCAAGAAATATCGTCACGTTGGTTTTGGCTATGCTGTAGGTGCTAACGTACAAACACCAACCGAAGATCTATTTTCTTTAGCTTTTTGTCAGCTATTTGATCATGATAAAGATTATGTAGTATCTAAAAACCGTACGCATGTGTATGCGGGTTCCTTGTTCTTTGAACATTTTCATATGCTACATCCTCAAGCCTACTTTATTAAAGCAGGCTCGAAATTCCCCTCTTCATTCTTAGCAAAATTCCCTGAAAGTATTCCCATGATTTTCAATGTAGTGTTTAGCTACAGCCATGCTGAAAATGATATGAAAACACGCTACACAAAGCATTATTCTCCTAAGCCTCTTACATATCCAGAGGTTAAAGGTAGCTGGGGAACTAACTGTTTTGCTGGTGAGATTAGCGGAAGCTTCCCTATGGAGCTTCCTGATTCCTACATCTTTGAGAAATTTGTTCCTTTCATGAAGGTACAAATGATCTATGGTGAGCAGGAGAGTTTCCAAGAACCTACAAGTGAAGGACGTTCTTTTGAAAATAACCATCTTGTGAACTTAGCTTTACCTATCGGAGTGAAGTTTGAAAATGTATCTTCAAATAACAAAGATACTTTCGATCTTACACTTGCCTATTCTCCAGATGTCTATAGGGATAATCCCCACTGTGCAACTTCTCTAGTTGTTACAGGAGCTGCTTGGGAAACAAAAGCCGTCAACTTAGCTCGGCATGCTTTTGTAATTCGTGCTGCTAATAACTTTACCTATTCAGAACATGTAGAGTTATTTGGACACGGTGGATTCGATCTTCGTGGATCTGCATATAGCTACAACTTTGATCTTGGTGGAAAAGTCCGCTTCTAA
- a CDS encoding autotransporter domain-containing protein — protein sequence MKHPVYWFLISSGLIASTSLSFAQPTQATLGPSDSYNGNTANAEFSPKSTADTNGVIYSCNGDVSIAYAGKTTPLTSSCFSDSQGNLTFTGNGHSLCFDNINAGTNPGAINVGSNDKTLSISGFSLFSCSFCPPGTTGTGAIKAGGNATLSNNASVVFNKNYSTASGGAISCTNTGNTALLKFEGNSQLIFSDNTATTSGGAIYTNKLTINSGGLTLFSNNSVTNASPKGGAICLHDTNGECSLTANLGDIIFKGNTIITTGASPATKRNAINLGAAGKFTQLRAKEGFGIYFYDPIADAGTTDEIELNKTEGTTTYSGQIVFSGEKLTPEEQAIPDNLKSSFKQAIKLGSGSLILKEGVTVTANKVTQTGGTIVMDAGTALKASTETIALTNLEVNIASLGGGGSSNPAIVETTTANKTISITEVNLIDSSGNGYEYPIFSTTKPFTTIEAKTTTSTITAPTTNLTNYVPPTHYGYQGNWTVTWAKSNSDAIQTATFDWKQTGYNPNPERQGPLVPNTLWGSLSDVRAMQNLMDVSANSADYQRGLWVSGLANFLHKSGTETKRKFRHNSAGYVLGAFAKTPSEDIFSAAFCQLFGKDKDYLVAKNSSNIYAGSIYYQHSLFWSAWDRLLENTIGAQAPLVLNAQLTYSHTSNDMKTNMTQRYAPPKTTYSEIKGDWDNDCFGVELGATVPIESQYSSLFDMYSPFLKFQLVHAHQEDFKENSSTEGRYFESSNLTNLSMPIGVKFERFSDNDNASYNLTLAYAPDLVRSNPDCTTSLLVSPTTAVWLTKATNLARQAFIVRAGNHLSLSSNFEIFSQFSFELRGSSRTYNVDLGSKIQF from the coding sequence ATGAAACACCCAGTCTATTGGTTTTTAATATCTTCGGGGTTAATTGCTTCGACCTCATTGAGCTTCGCTCAACCCACGCAAGCAACATTAGGCCCCTCTGATAGCTATAATGGAAATACTGCAAACGCAGAGTTTAGTCCAAAATCTACAGCAGATACTAATGGAGTTATCTATAGCTGCAATGGAGATGTGAGCATTGCTTATGCTGGAAAAACAACACCGCTAACAAGCAGCTGTTTCTCTGACAGTCAGGGAAACTTAACTTTTACAGGAAACGGTCATTCTCTTTGTTTTGACAACATTAATGCTGGAACAAATCCTGGTGCTATTAATGTTGGTAGTAATGACAAAACCTTATCTATTTCAGGTTTTTCATTGTTTTCATGCTCATTCTGTCCTCCAGGTACAACTGGAACAGGAGCTATTAAAGCTGGCGGAAATGCTACACTTAGCAACAATGCAAGCGTAGTATTTAATAAAAATTACTCAACAGCTAGTGGCGGAGCGATTTCATGTACAAATACAGGTAATACAGCTCTATTAAAATTTGAAGGAAATTCTCAATTAATTTTCTCAGATAATACTGCAACAACTAGCGGTGGAGCAATCTATACTAATAAGCTAACTATAAATTCAGGTGGTCTCACATTATTTTCCAATAACTCCGTAACTAATGCCTCTCCAAAGGGTGGAGCTATTTGTCTACATGATACAAACGGGGAATGCAGCTTAACAGCTAATCTTGGAGATATTATTTTCAAAGGCAACACAATAATAACGACTGGGGCCTCTCCCGCAACAAAAAGAAATGCAATAAATTTAGGTGCAGCAGGTAAATTTACACAACTGAGAGCTAAAGAGGGTTTCGGTATTTACTTCTATGATCCTATTGCTGACGCAGGAACTACTGACGAAATTGAACTGAATAAAACTGAGGGAACTACAACTTACTCAGGTCAAATTGTCTTCTCCGGAGAGAAATTAACACCCGAAGAACAAGCTATACCAGACAATCTTAAATCCTCATTCAAGCAAGCTATAAAGTTAGGTTCCGGTTCTTTAATACTCAAAGAGGGGGTTACTGTTACAGCAAATAAAGTGACTCAGACTGGCGGAACTATCGTTATGGATGCAGGAACTGCTCTAAAAGCATCTACTGAAACTATAGCACTCACCAATTTAGAGGTTAACATTGCCTCATTGGGGGGGGGGGGGTCCTCTAATCCAGCTATAGTTGAAACAACGACAGCAAACAAAACTATTTCCATCACCGAGGTTAATTTAATAGACTCTAGCGGCAATGGCTACGAATATCCTATTTTTTCTACAACCAAACCATTTACAACTATAGAAGCAAAAACTACTACTAGCACAATCACAGCTCCAACAACCAATCTAACTAACTATGTTCCTCCTACCCACTATGGATATCAAGGAAATTGGACTGTAACATGGGCAAAATCTAATAGTGATGCCATCCAAACAGCAACATTTGATTGGAAACAAACCGGCTATAACCCCAATCCTGAACGTCAAGGACCTTTAGTCCCTAATACATTATGGGGATCATTATCTGATGTGCGGGCTATGCAAAACCTCATGGACGTTAGTGCTAATAGTGCTGATTATCAAAGAGGCCTCTGGGTATCAGGACTGGCTAACTTCTTACATAAAAGTGGAACAGAAACAAAACGGAAATTCCGTCACAATAGCGCGGGATATGTTCTAGGAGCATTTGCAAAAACGCCTTCAGAAGACATCTTTAGTGCCGCTTTCTGCCAACTCTTTGGTAAAGACAAGGATTACCTTGTTGCAAAAAACTCTTCTAACATCTACGCAGGCTCTATCTACTATCAGCACTCTTTATTCTGGAGCGCTTGGGATAGACTTCTAGAAAATACTATCGGCGCTCAAGCTCCGTTAGTACTCAATGCACAGTTAACTTATAGTCATACGTCTAACGATATGAAGACTAACATGACTCAACGTTATGCTCCTCCAAAAACAACATACTCAGAAATAAAGGGTGATTGGGATAACGATTGTTTTGGAGTAGAACTCGGAGCTACTGTGCCTATTGAATCTCAATACTCTTCCTTATTTGATATGTACTCACCATTCTTAAAATTCCAATTGGTTCATGCTCACCAAGAAGATTTTAAAGAAAATAGCAGCACTGAAGGAAGATACTTTGAGAGTAGTAATCTCACAAACCTCTCTATGCCTATCGGCGTGAAGTTTGAGAGATTTTCTGACAATGATAATGCTTCTTACAACTTAACTTTGGCTTATGCTCCGGATCTTGTAAGAAGCAACCCCGATTGTACAACCTCTCTGTTAGTTAGCCCTACCACAGCTGTTTGGTTAACTAAGGCAACAAACTTAGCAAGACAAGCTTTCATTGTAAGAGCAGGAAATCATCTTTCCCTATCTTCTAACTTTGAAATCTTCAGTCAGTTCAGTTTCGAACTCAGAGGCTCTTCTCGAACCTACAACGTAGATCTCGGATCTAAGATCCAGTTCTAA
- a CDS encoding autotransporter domain-containing protein, translated as MKHPVCWFLSSVLIASTSLCFSLAAEEILTSENSFNGNNGTNATFIPWSTNNSAGTIYRCIGDISIAYAGKGTPLTTSCFTEATGDLTFLGSWCKLCFENISPDTGNPKPAAIEVSTADKTLLISGFSLFSCSYCPPSPGSAAQAAGAIKSAGAVKFENTANVLFKKNQSKDEGGAINCKTFSLTGVTGTANFIDNQSTKNGGALYTTGATTISNNNNIIFSKNNNSGSTVSGGAIDCTDATNNNAELKLENNKKLIFSGNKTGNNGGAIYADKLTITSGGPTLFANNYVIHNSSPKGGAICLKDTHGECSLTANLGDITFIGNTIVTNQTPARNSIDLGSGGKFTQLRAKDGFGIFFYDPVTSSGTQTTKLTINQADGNAIYTGRIVFSGEKLTDEERKVANNLKSTLIQETSLNSGSLILKNGVTLEAKSFTQTTGSSVIMDLGTTLQTPSADGDNITLTNLYINVASLGNGGVATPAKITATTTGKKVVINSVGFVDDNGNGYDYPILATDKPFTGIEVTAATASTPDIPAENLTNYVPPAHYGYQGNWTVTWTGTGVTKTATLIWNKTGYVASPERRGTLVPNTLWGAFSDVRAIQNLIEVNANGANYPRGFWVAGLANFLHKSGTATKLRFRHDSAGYLLGVFNQTASGDIFSAAFGQLFGRDKDYLVSKNTANIYTGSIYYQHTSSLAAWERLLTRALGLQVPLVLDAQLTYSHSSNEIKTNAPGTVPPEDTIYSQVKGDWKNDCIAVELGATAPIELSYAFFDTYAPFMKVQFVYAHQEDFKERNNDRGRHFENSHLTNLSLPIGIRYEKSAKNNHSSYNLTLTYVPDIVRSNPNCTISLLSNPTGAIWTTTATNLARQAFVVRAGNYKSLSKNFEIFSQFSFELRDSSRTYNVDLGSKIRF; from the coding sequence ATGAAACATCCAGTTTGTTGGTTCTTATCCTCTGTGTTGATAGCCTCAACCTCTTTATGCTTTTCCTTAGCAGCAGAAGAAATCTTAACGTCAGAAAATAGTTTCAATGGAAACAATGGTACGAATGCGACATTCATACCATGGTCCACAAACAATAGTGCGGGAACTATTTACAGGTGTATTGGAGACATTTCTATTGCTTATGCAGGAAAAGGAACTCCTCTAACAACTAGTTGTTTTACCGAAGCAACTGGCGATCTGACATTTTTAGGTAGTTGGTGTAAATTGTGCTTTGAGAATATTAGCCCTGATACCGGAAATCCAAAACCTGCTGCTATTGAAGTAAGTACAGCCGACAAAACGCTCCTTATTTCAGGATTTTCTTTATTCTCATGTTCCTACTGCCCACCATCACCAGGGTCAGCTGCACAAGCAGCAGGAGCTATTAAATCTGCAGGAGCAGTAAAGTTTGAAAATACTGCCAATGTTCTATTCAAAAAAAATCAATCCAAAGACGAGGGTGGGGCAATCAATTGTAAAACCTTCTCGTTAACAGGCGTCACTGGAACTGCTAATTTTATAGACAATCAATCCACAAAAAATGGTGGAGCTCTTTACACAACAGGAGCTACTACTATTTCCAATAATAATAATATAATTTTTTCAAAAAATAATAATTCAGGAAGTACTGTTTCAGGGGGAGCTATTGATTGCACTGATGCAACGAATAATAATGCAGAATTAAAATTGGAAAATAATAAAAAGCTCATATTCTCAGGAAACAAAACAGGAAACAATGGCGGAGCTATTTATGCTGATAAGTTAACCATTACTTCTGGTGGACCTACTTTATTTGCTAATAATTATGTTATCCATAACTCATCACCCAAAGGTGGGGCTATTTGTCTAAAAGACACTCATGGGGAATGCAGTCTAACCGCAAATCTTGGTGATATTACCTTTATTGGGAATACAATAGTAACAAATCAAACGCCTGCTAGAAATTCCATAGATCTTGGTAGCGGTGGGAAATTCACTCAACTAAGAGCTAAAGATGGCTTTGGCATTTTCTTTTATGATCCTGTGACGTCATCAGGGACGCAAACAACCAAATTAACTATTAATCAAGCAGATGGGAATGCAATCTATACCGGAAGAATTGTCTTCTCTGGAGAAAAGCTAACAGACGAAGAAAGAAAAGTCGCCAATAATCTTAAGTCTACACTTATTCAGGAAACATCTTTAAATTCTGGTTCATTGATTCTAAAAAATGGGGTAACTTTAGAAGCTAAATCCTTCACACAAACAACAGGCTCCTCTGTTATCATGGATTTGGGTACTACATTACAAACACCATCTGCAGACGGAGACAATATAACCCTTACGAATCTTTATATAAATGTTGCTTCATTAGGCAATGGTGGCGTGGCTACTCCTGCTAAAATTACAGCAACAACAACTGGTAAAAAAGTTGTCATCAATTCTGTCGGCTTTGTTGATGATAATGGTAATGGTTACGACTACCCCATACTTGCCACAGATAAACCCTTCACTGGTATAGAAGTCACTGCAGCTACAGCTAGCACTCCTGATATTCCTGCAGAAAATCTGACTAATTATGTTCCACCAGCTCACTATGGTTATCAAGGCAACTGGACAGTGACCTGGACAGGAACCGGTGTGACAAAAACCGCAACATTAATTTGGAATAAAACTGGTTACGTTGCCTCTCCTGAACGTCGAGGAACTTTAGTTCCTAATACATTATGGGGAGCTTTTTCAGATGTAAGAGCAATTCAAAACCTTATCGAAGTTAATGCAAATGGTGCCAACTATCCTAGGGGCTTCTGGGTAGCAGGATTAGCTAACTTCCTACATAAAAGTGGTACTGCAACAAAACTTAGATTCCGCCACGATAGTGCTGGATACCTCTTGGGAGTATTTAATCAAACGGCTTCGGGAGATATATTTAGTGCTGCATTTGGTCAGCTATTTGGTCGAGATAAGGATTATCTCGTCTCAAAAAATACTGCTAATATCTACACAGGATCTATCTACTATCAGCATACCTCATCCCTTGCTGCTTGGGAGAGATTATTAACCAGAGCTTTAGGTCTACAAGTACCCTTAGTTCTTGATGCTCAACTAACCTATAGTCACTCTTCCAATGAGATAAAAACAAATGCTCCTGGAACTGTTCCTCCTGAAGATACTATTTATTCACAAGTTAAAGGCGATTGGAAAAATGACTGTATTGCAGTAGAGCTCGGAGCTACAGCACCTATCGAATTAAGCTACGCTTTCTTTGATACATATGCTCCGTTTATGAAAGTTCAATTTGTATATGCTCATCAAGAGGACTTTAAAGAACGCAACAATGATAGAGGAAGACATTTTGAAAATAGTCATCTGACAAACCTCTCCCTGCCTATAGGAATACGGTATGAAAAATCTGCTAAAAATAATCATTCTTCTTACAATCTAACACTTACCTATGTTCCTGATATTGTCAGAAGTAATCCTAATTGTACAATCTCTCTTCTATCCAACCCTACTGGAGCTATTTGGACAACAACAGCAACAAACTTAGCAAGACAAGCTTTCGTTGTAAGAGCAGGAAATTATAAGTCCTTGAGCAAGAATTTCGAAATATTCAGCCAATTTAGTTTTGAGCTCAGAGACTCTTCCCGAACCTACAATGTAGATCTCGGATCTAAGATCAGGTTCTGA
- a CDS encoding autotransporter domain-containing protein encodes MKHPVYWFLISSGLMASTSLSFAQPIKENLNSSNSYDGNTTTEEFKTKETTTGAEYTCEGNVCITYTGKKAALTKSCFSDTTENLSFIGNGYSLCFDNINTTTKPAAIEVSAANKTLSISGFSLFSCSYCPPGTNGQGAIKSGGTATFDNNSKILFKKNCSTAEGGAINCKSLTLKNSSGHANFIENSSDKKGGAIYCSDGDLKLENNDLILFSGNTSKEGGGAIYTKKFILTSGGTTIFSNNSVTHNSPKGGAICLADTNSECSLTADLGNIIFDGNKIITTGGSASTKRNSIDLGTAGKFMKLNAKEGFGIFFYDPIANNGGTDEIEINKVDGTTTYSGQIVFSGERLTEEERKVADNLKSTFKQAVKIGSGSLVLKDGITVEAKSLEQTGGAVVMDLGTTLQASSTNGEAITLTNLVINTASLGGGGGTLSPAQISAGTTNKNVTIQSINLVDSNGNGYEYPIFSTTQPFSAIEAKANGTGTATIPTTNLTNYVPPAHYGYQGNWTTTWKQGNSAAIQTATLNWKQTGYNPNPERQGPLVPNTLWGAFSDVRAMQNLMNISVDGANYQRGFWVAGLANFLHKSGTETKRKFRHNSAGYLLGAFAQTPSEDIFSAAFCQLFGKDKDYLVSKNSSNIYAGSIYYQHTSFWSAWDKLLQNTIGAQAPLVLNAQLTYSHASNDMKTNMTTTYAPPNVVYPEIKGDWGNDCFGVELGAVVPIDSQYSSLFDMYSPFLKLQLVHAHQEDFKENNSSEGRYFESSNLMNLSMPIGVKFERFSANDSASYNLILAYSPDIARSNPDCTTSLLVSPTTAVWITKASNLARQAFLVRAGNYLSFSQNFEVFSQFSFELRGSSKTYNIDLGSKIQF; translated from the coding sequence ATGAAACATCCAGTTTACTGGTTCTTAATATCTTCGGGGTTGATGGCCTCAACCTCATTGAGCTTCGCTCAACCAATCAAAGAAAACCTAAACTCCTCTAATAGTTATGATGGAAACACAACAACAGAGGAGTTCAAAACCAAAGAAACAACTACAGGCGCTGAATATACTTGCGAAGGAAATGTATGCATTACTTACACAGGAAAAAAGGCTGCATTAACAAAGAGCTGTTTCTCTGATACAACTGAGAATCTGTCTTTTATAGGAAATGGATATTCTTTATGTTTTGATAACATTAATACAACAACTAAACCCGCTGCTATTGAAGTAAGTGCAGCCAATAAAACCTTATCTATTTCAGGTTTTTCATTGTTTTCATGCTCTTATTGCCCCCCAGGAACTAATGGACAAGGTGCCATTAAGTCGGGCGGAACGGCTACTTTCGACAACAACTCTAAAATACTTTTCAAAAAAAATTGTTCAACGGCAGAAGGTGGTGCAATTAATTGCAAAAGTCTAACACTTAAAAATTCATCAGGACATGCAAATTTTATAGAAAATTCATCCGATAAAAAGGGTGGGGCTATTTACTGTAGCGATGGGGATCTAAAGTTAGAGAATAATGATCTGATTCTGTTCTCTGGAAATACTTCTAAAGAGGGAGGCGGGGCTATTTATACAAAAAAGTTCATACTAACCTCTGGAGGGACCACAATATTTTCTAATAACTCCGTAACTCATAATTCTCCAAAAGGTGGGGCTATATGTTTAGCGGATACAAATAGTGAATGCAGCTTAACCGCAGATCTCGGAAACATTATCTTTGATGGAAATAAAATAATAACAACCGGGGGCAGCGCGTCAACGAAAAGGAATTCCATAGATCTAGGTACTGCCGGGAAATTTATGAAATTAAATGCTAAAGAAGGTTTTGGTATTTTTTTCTATGACCCGATTGCCAATAACGGTGGTACTGATGAGATAGAAATCAATAAAGTTGATGGAACAACAACTTACTCAGGTCAAATTGTCTTTTCTGGAGAACGTTTAACTGAAGAAGAAAGAAAAGTAGCTGACAACCTAAAATCCACTTTCAAACAAGCTGTTAAAATAGGGTCTGGGTCTCTTGTCCTTAAAGATGGGATAACAGTAGAAGCTAAATCCTTAGAACAAACAGGTGGTGCTGTGGTAATGGATTTAGGCACAACTCTACAAGCCTCATCAACCAATGGTGAAGCTATCACTTTAACAAATCTCGTGATCAACACCGCCTCATTGGGGGGGGGGGGGGGTACCCTTTCACCAGCGCAAATCTCAGCTGGCACAACCAACAAAAATGTTACAATCCAATCTATTAATCTAGTCGATTCTAACGGAAACGGCTACGAATACCCTATTTTCTCTACAACACAACCTTTCTCAGCAATAGAAGCTAAAGCTAATGGCACTGGAACAGCCACAATACCGACTACTAATTTAACTAACTATGTCCCACCCGCTCATTATGGCTATCAAGGCAATTGGACAACAACTTGGAAACAAGGGAACTCCGCCGCGATACAAACAGCTACTCTAAATTGGAAACAAACCGGCTATAACCCCAATCCTGAACGTCAAGGACCTTTAGTCCCTAACACATTGTGGGGAGCCTTCTCCGACGTACGGGCTATGCAAAACCTTATGAATATTAGCGTCGATGGCGCCAATTATCAACGCGGCTTCTGGGTAGCAGGATTAGCGAACTTCTTACACAAAAGTGGAACAGAAACTAAACGGAAATTCCGTCACAATAGTGCTGGGTATCTCTTAGGAGCCTTCGCTCAAACCCCTTCTGAAGACATCTTCAGTGCCGCTTTCTGCCAATTATTTGGTAAGGATAAAGATTACTTAGTATCTAAAAACAGTTCCAACATCTACGCAGGCTCTATCTACTATCAGCATACCTCCTTCTGGAGCGCTTGGGATAAACTGCTACAAAACACTATCGGTGCGCAAGCTCCTTTAGTCCTTAATGCACAACTCACCTACAGTCATGCTTCAAATGATATGAAGACAAATATGACTACAACATATGCTCCTCCAAATGTCGTCTACCCAGAGATCAAGGGTGATTGGGGTAACGATTGCTTCGGAGTAGAACTCGGCGCTGTTGTGCCTATCGATTCTCAATACTCTTCCTTATTTGATATGTACTCACCATTCTTGAAGCTTCAGCTTGTCCATGCTCACCAAGAAGACTTTAAAGAAAACAATAGCTCTGAAGGAAGATACTTTGAGAGCAGTAACCTTATGAATCTCTCCATGCCTATTGGAGTCAAATTCGAAAGATTCTCTGCTAACGATAGCGCTTCTTACAACCTAATTCTGGCTTACTCACCAGATATCGCAAGAAGCAATCCTGATTGTACAACCTCTCTGTTAGTTAGCCCTACCACAGCCGTCTGGATAACTAAAGCTTCAAACCTAGCTCGACAAGCCTTCTTAGTCCGCGCAGGAAATTACCTCTCCTTCAGCCAAAACTTTGAAGTCTTCAGTCAGTTCAGTTTCGAACTCAGAGGCTCCTCAAAAACCTACAACATAGACCTGGGATCAAAAATCCAGTTCTAA